One region of Priestia megaterium genomic DNA includes:
- a CDS encoding mechanosensitive ion channel family protein codes for MKYIQWVQQTLFNTGRWIDISEVIIKIILIFIIAQIVIRFARSVINKIFDFRFKTKLLRYNERKEITLKKLCLSIVMYVVYFIALITSLEAIGINMKALLAGISVAGFITGLGAQNLIKDILNGFFILFEDQFSVGDHVSINDTKGTVEEIGLRTTKIRGVDGEFYFFANSNITKVANYTLGEIPEIHTPEQIKTREE; via the coding sequence ATGAAATACATACAGTGGGTACAGCAAACTTTATTTAATACCGGTAGGTGGATTGACATTAGTGAAGTAATCATAAAGATTATCCTCATTTTTATCATTGCTCAAATTGTCATCCGGTTTGCTCGCAGTGTCATTAATAAAATCTTTGATTTCAGATTTAAAACTAAACTGCTGAGGTACAACGAACGAAAAGAAATAACGCTGAAAAAACTTTGTCTGAGCATTGTCATGTACGTTGTGTATTTTATTGCACTTATTACGTCTTTAGAGGCAATCGGAATTAATATGAAAGCACTTTTAGCTGGTATTAGCGTAGCAGGGTTTATTACAGGCTTAGGTGCACAGAATTTGATTAAAGATATTTTAAATGGGTTTTTTATTCTATTTGAAGATCAATTCTCAGTAGGAGATCACGTATCTATAAATGATACGAAAGGAACTGTTGAAGAAATTGGATTGCGCACGACAAAAATTCGCGGAGTCGACGGAGAGTTTTATTTTTTTGCTAATAGTAACATTACAAAAGTAGCGAACTACACGCTCGGTGAAATCCCCGAAATACATACACCTGAACAAATAAAAACTCGTGAAGAATAG
- a CDS encoding HAD-IA family hydrolase: protein MNILWDFDGTIFDTYPTIVKAFKELLTDQTISEDDILKQMKISSDVAIKHFDIEKSLFDKHFHVLEQKINPKDKPAFSHVEDVLSFADTNVIVTHKSRQSTLDILAFFNMKHYFTEIITKDDGYKRKPDSGAYAYLHDKYQLDLVIGDRELDLKPARELGIKTCAFQNNDIEADYHLTSYDQFFTTVVNKNS from the coding sequence ATGAATATTTTATGGGACTTTGATGGAACCATCTTTGATACCTATCCGACTATCGTGAAAGCATTCAAAGAATTACTAACAGATCAAACGATTTCAGAAGATGATATTTTAAAACAAATGAAAATATCTTCTGACGTAGCAATCAAACATTTTGATATTGAAAAGTCTTTGTTTGATAAACACTTCCATGTGCTCGAACAAAAAATCAATCCTAAAGATAAGCCTGCTTTTTCTCACGTAGAAGACGTACTGAGCTTTGCGGATACAAATGTAATTGTTACGCACAAGTCTAGACAATCTACGCTTGATATCCTGGCATTTTTTAATATGAAGCACTACTTCACGGAGATTATTACAAAGGATGATGGCTACAAACGAAAGCCTGATAGCGGAGCTTATGCCTATCTTCACGATAAGTATCAGCTCGATTTAGTAATTGGGGATCGCGAACTCGACTTAAAACCTGCCCGTGAACTGGGAATTAAAACATGTGCATTTCAAAATAACGATATTGAAGCAGATTATCACCTTACATCATATGATCAATTCTTTACAACGGTCGTAAATAAAAACTCGTGA